ACGAATCAGATCCGAAGCCAATGGCGTATTAATCAGCACTTCAATAACCGCACGACGACCTCGTCCGTCCGGCGTTGGAATTAACTGCTGAGCAATAATCGACTTCAGGTTCAGTGATAAGTCCATCCAGATCTGGCTATGACGCTCTGGTGGGAAGAAGTGAATTACACGCTCCAGCGCCTGGTTCGCGTTGTTTGCATGTAATGTCGCCAGGCATAAGTGACCGGTTTCTGCGAAGGTAATTGCATGCTGCATGGTTTCAGCAGAACGCACCTCACCAATCATGATCACATCCGGCGCCTGACGCAGGCAGTTCTTCAGACCAATTTCGAACGTTTCAGTATCCAGCCCCACCTCACGCTGCGTCACAATACTGCTTTCATGTTGGTGAATAAATTCGATGGGGTCCTCGATACTGAGAATGTGCCCTTTGGAGTTTTTATTACGATGGCCAATCATCGAAGCTAATGACGTCGACTTACCAGCACCGGTCGCACCCACGAATAAAATCAGCCCACGCTTGGTCATCGACAGTTCTTTGATCACATCCGGCAAGCCCAGCTGATCTACCGAGGGAATACGGGTTTCAATACGTCGTAATACCATGCCAGCAACGTTACGCTGATAGAACGCCGATGCCCGGAAACGACCAATACCACTGGCGTTGATCGCAAAATTGAGTTCTTTCCGACTTTCAAACTCGTCCTGCTGTTTGCTGTTCATCAAACCCAGCACAATATCCCGGGTTTGTTCAGCACCTAACGCACTCTTGGTTAATGGCATCAGACTGCCATTCACCTTCATGGAAGGTGGAACACCGGCGGTGATAAACAAATCCGATGCGCCTTTTTCCACCATCAGGCGTAAAAACTTATCCATTGCCATGGAAAATTACCTTTCTCTTATCGCCGGTTAGAAGTTTTCCGGGATCTTGGCTTTCTCACGTGCCACATCCCGGGTAATCAAACCTTTACTGACCAGATTCTGTAATGACTGATCCATGGTCGTCATACCGTAAGCACCACCGGTCTGAATCGCAGAATACATCTGAGCTACTTTATCTTCCCGGATCAGGTTACGGATTGCGGGAGTACCCACCATAATTTCGTGAGCCGCAATACGGCCACCACCACTCTTTTTCAGCAGCGTCTGAGAAATCACGCCCTGCAAAGACTCCGACAGCATAGAACGCACCATCGCTTGCTCTTCTGATGGAAATACATCAACAATACGGTCGATGGTTTTTGCGGCGGAGCTGGTGTGAAGCGTGCCAAACACGACGTGACCGGTTTCGGCCGCGGTCAGAGCCAGACGAATGGTCTCCAGGTCACGCATCTCACCCACGAGGATCACATCCGGGTCTTCACGGAGTGCAGAGCGCAATGCTTCGTTAAAGCCTAAAGTGTCACGATGAACTTCCCGCTGGTTAATCAGTGATTTTTTCGATTCATGTACGAATTCGATCGGGTCTTCCACCGTCAGGATATGGTCGTACTTGCTTTCGTTGATGTAATCAATCATCGCTGCCAGCGTGGTTGATTTGCCCGACCCCGTTGGTCCGGTAACGAGCACCATGCCTTTATTGGTATCTGCCAGATCTTTAAATACCTGACCCATACCCAACTGATCCATGGTAAGTACTTTGGAAGGAATGGTACGAAATACCGCACCGGCACCGCGGTTGTGGTTAAAGGCGTTTACCCGGAAACGCGCCACACCCGGCACTTCAAACGAGAAGTCAGTTTCCAGAAACTCTTCAAAGTCCTTGCGCTGCTTATCGTTCATGATGTCATAAACCAGGCTGTGGACTTCTTTGTGGCCCAGTGACGGCAGATTGATACGACGCACATCACCGTCAACTCGAATCATCGGTGGCAAGCCCGCAGACAGGTGTAAATCGGATGCCCCTTGTTTCGCGCTGAACGCCAACAATTCTGTAATATCCATAACTTCTCCTAATAAAGCCCGGTTTCAGCGTGATGCTGAACTGTGACAATAATAATACGGCCCACGATACCCGGAAACGACAATTTGCGATTGGTGACACTTTCCAGACTATTAACACGCTTAGCGCTTCTATATCATCAGCGTAGCACCACAATTACCTTTTCCTATGCTAAAGCAAGCCCTTGTAATGTCTACTCTCGAACAAAACTATCAGTCAGTCTGTAACCGTTTACAGCAAGCCTGTGATCAGGCGGGACGTGATCGCTCAGAAGTAAAATTATTAGCCGTCAGTAAAACCAAACCGGCAGAGATGGTAACGGCCTGTTATCAGCAAGGACAACGCAGCTTTGGTGAAAACTACCTGCAGGACGCCATCGAAAAAATTGAAGCCCTGCAACATCTGGAAGGTATTGATTGGCACTTCATTGGTCCGATCCAATCGAACAAAACCCGCCCTATTGCCAGTCATTTCCATTGGGTGGAAACCGTGTGTCGCGACAAGATTGCTCAGCGTTTAAACGATCAGCGACCGGATGATATGGCACCATTAAATGTGCTGCTGCAGATTAATATCAGCGCGGAACCGCAAAAAGCCGGGATCGGCATCGGTGAAGTCGCATCATTGGCACAGCTGGTAGACGATCTGCCGAAGCTCACTTTACGCGGCCTGATGTGTATTCCAGAAAACACCGAAGATGGGCGAACATTAGCCAGTCAGTTTGAACAAATGAAAACGCTGTTTAAGCAGCTGCAGCAGCAGTATCCACAGCTGGATACGTTGTCCATGGGCATGTCGGCTGACATGACGCTGGCGGTTGAACATGGCAGCACCGAAGTACGCATCGGTACTGATATTTTTGGCGCCAGATCCTGATCGTGCAATTTAAAACTACACTCAGATACAACCCGGTTGACAGTGCACTCAACCCGGCAAAACATAAGGAAACTCCATGACTCAAATCGCATTTATTGGTGGCGGCAACATGGCCACCAGCATCATTGGTGGCTTAATCAAACAAGGTGAAACCAAACCGGAGTTGGTGCATGTCAGCGATCCAAATGCCGGACAGGTTGCCAAACTCAGTGACGAGTTTGGTATTCAGGGACACACGGATAATTCGGCCGCTGTTGCTAATGCCGATGTGGTGATCATGGCGGTCAAACCTCAGGTCATGAAGCAGGTTCTGGAACCCATCAAGGCAGTCCTGACAGAGCGCCAACCGATGCTGATCTCCATCGCGGCTGGCATTAACCTGCCATCGCTGCGAGCCTGGAGTGGCTGCGAAGCGATTGTTCGCTGTATGCCGAATACTCCGTCTCTATTAGGTCTGGGGGCTACCGGCTTATTCGCATCAGAACAGGTTACCATCGATCAGCGCAATCTTGCCGATGCACTACTGCGCGCCGTCGGTATCAGTGTCTGGGTCCAGAACGAAGCGGAAATTGATGCTGTCACCGCAGTTTCCGGCAGTGGTCCAGCGTATTATTTCCTGTTGATGGAAGCCATGATTGCTGCTGGGAAGAAGCTTGGCCTGAGTGAAGAGACCGCCACTCAGCTAACCCTGCAAACCGCCGTTGGTGCCGGTCAGATGGCACAGAATGCTGATGTTGACCCAGCGGAGTTGCGCCGCCGGGTAACCTCGCCGGGCGGCACCACAGAGCGAGCAATACAAACCTTTGAGGCAGCTCACTTGCGCGATATCGTTGAGGCAGCTCTTCAGGCTGCTAATGACCGTGGTGCCGAGCTTAGTCAGCAGTTGGGCGATTAATTCGCACAATCATTGAGCTATATTTACAAATCATTATGACGATGGCGGATTGCAAAATCACAACCCGCCCACAGATAATCACCAGAAGACAAACAACCATGGAGCACTCATGTCCCCTGTCTCGCAAGTCGGCATGTTATTGATTAATACCGTTGGCAGTATCCTTCTTTTAATTGTGATGCTGCGCTTTTTACTGCAGCTGGTACGCGCCGATTTTTACAACCCGATCTCTCAGTTTATTGTGAAAGCTACCAATCCGGTGTTGATCCCGCTACGTCGCGTGATTCCGGGCTTTGGCGGATTAGACATTGCCTCTTTGGTATTGGCCTACGGGGTGCAGGTAATCTTTATGGCCGGCGCATTGCTTGTCATGGGCTATGGTCTGCCATGGGCCAACATAGTTGTCTGGAGTTTAGTCGCAATCTTTGCTCTGATTATTAAGGTGTATTTTTGGGGAATGCTGATTACCGTAATCGCTTCGTGGATTGCGCCTAACTCCTACAACCCGGCGCTGATTCTGATTAATCAGATTCTTGAACCGGTTATTCGTCCGATTCGTCAGAAAATGCCGGACATGGGCGGGCTGGACTTGTCGCCAATTATCATCCTGCTGGGTATTCAGATTGTTGAAATTGTGGCGCTTTATCCGCTGGTGAAACTGACCCAGTTTCCAAATGTTCTTGGCTTTATGATTTAACCTAATTGCTATTCAGACGGTGCACGGCGGCTTGATTTCTGAGTGGCCTTGCGCCGTTTTCGTTTGTAGCAGGTTGTACTTTTTACACCAGCCGACTTCTTACCACGAAAGCCCGATTTACCGATTGGAATACCTGATAACCGCTGGGTGTCCAGTCCACGAGCTTCGTTTACCAGACTGCGTAATTCCTGCTCAAGTGGCTGCATAAAGCTCTGATAGTTCAGCTGACGCTCACTGATTCCATTCAGTTGCTGCTCCCACAACGCCGTTCTGTCTGGCAACGTGGTGGATTGCGGTAACACCCGTATCAGTGCTTGACCCAATTCCGTTGCCCGAATTTGTTTGCCTTCACGGCGCAAAAACTGACGGGTAAACAGCAACTCAATAATGCTGGCTCGGGTTGCTTCAGTGCCCAAACCATCGGTTTCTTTTAATACCTTCTGTAATTCTTTATCCGAGACAAAGCGATTAATTCCCGTCATCGCCGCTAACAGAGTGGCATCGGTAAAGTGCACGGGCGGCTGGGTTTGTTTATGCACAATTCGCCCTTCATGACACCACAGCTGCTGGCCCTGAGTTAATGGCGGCAGCTGACTCTGGTTATAACAGTCCTCACCAGACGTGTTTTGTTTATCTGACGCTTTTTGTGGCATTGCCTGCTTCCACCCAGGCTTTAATGTTTCACGCGCATTAGCTCGGAATAATCCGCCAGCAATGCGAATTCCCACCTTGGTATCAGCGTATTCAAATGCCGGATAAAACTGCAACAAATACTGACGGGCAATTAAGCGATAAACACCCTGCTCCCACTTACCAAGTTTTTCCAATGAGGTCTGTTTTGTCGTTGGAATAATGGCATGGTGGGCATCAACCTTAGCGTCATTCCAGGCTTTGCTGCGCAACGCGAAGTCGGCATTAGCGACAACCAAAGCCAGCTCACTGGAGTTATTCCGAATAGCCGATGAGACCGATGAAATATCGCTCAGGTGCTCTGTGGGTAAATAGCGACAATCAGATCGGGGATAAGTAATCAGTTGGTACTTTTCATACAGCGACTGACAAACATCCAATACCTGCTTGGCACTCATACCCAGCGCTTTAGCCGCATCGATTTGTAACGCCGATAGGTTATACGGCAAGGGCGCGAACTGCTTTTTCCCTTTACGCTGAATCGTCTCAACGACGGCCGGTTGTTGCTGAATACGTTGGGCGACGTTGTCAGCCAGCTTGAGATTTAACACCCTCCCTTCTTCATCTTGGTGTGACGCACAGGCATCGCTGGGAATCCACTTTGCTTGAAAACTAACGGACTGTTGCGCATCCAATGCAAGCTGAGCAAAAACGTCATAGAAGGGCCTGGAAACGAAGTTGCTGATTTCTTGATCACGACGAACCACCAGACCCAGAATTGGTGTTTGAACCCGACCAACCGACAATACTGAATTCACACCGGCCTGACGGCCTTTAATGCTGAATGCTCGGGTCAGATTAATACCGTACAACCAATCCGCCCGTGAACGGGCTAAAGCCGATACCGATAACGCAGTAAAGTCGCTGTTAGGCCGCAGGCTATTGAGTGCTTTTTTCACCGCATTGGGATTGAGATCAGAAATTAAGCAACGCTGTATTTGTTGTTTGCGGGTTTTAGAAACTTTGAGGAAATCAAAAACTTCATCAACCAGCAGCTGACCTTCCCGATCCGGATCACCCGCATGGACTAGTTGATCAGCCTCTTTGACCAGCTTGCGCAATACCGACAGTTGTTTACGGGTTTTCGGTTTTGCTTGTAACTGCCATTGCTCGGGAACAATCGGCAGATGATCCAGTCGCCATTGTTTGTAGACAGGATCATAAGCATCCGGTTCAACCTGCTCTAGTAAGTGGCCGATACACCAGCTCACCACATCACCATTAGCTGCGCGAATAAAACCTTCACCTTTTTGCTGAGGCTTCGGAAGAACGGCGGCGATCGCACGCCCCAGGCTGGGTTTTTCGGCAACAAATAATCTCATAACACGGGCTTATTTTCAGACCATGATACTGTATATAAAAACAGTAATAGATAGCAAGCCAAGAAAGCGCTAGACCGTCACCTGAATATAGGTATAGATTATTAGGCTCAGTCACTTGAAAAGGAGTTCACCGTGTCTAATTTTGCCGGTAAAGCCTATGGAATGAACGTGATCACACCGCTGCGATGGTGGACAGCCGTCTGGCAGAAGATCATCTTCTGGGTGGTGGTTAAAACCTTCCCCTACTTTGTTAAAGGTCTGATGACCTTATCCATGATTCATTATGCGCGATGGACCATTATTAATCGCTGGTCATTTCCTCACCTCGACAAATCACAACCCAAAGAAAAACTCAGCTACAGCTACATGTTGTTTGAAAGCAATTTCAATGGCAGTTGGGATCAGTACATCGATTCTTTTTCTTTCGCCATCCCCTCGGGTCTGGATATGTTCTGGCGCTGGAATATCAAGTATCCAAAGTCCATTCCATTGCACGATTTCTACAATTACATTCGCTTCAATCAGGTAGAAACTGAGCATTATTATAATGCCTACCCATTAGCGTCCTCCAACGATGTAAAAAGCGCACAGGCTTTATCTGAGGGTCTCAGTAAACTAGCGATGCAAATCGAAGAACTATCGGATGAGGAATTCCTGCAAACCTACAACAACTTTCTGGCGGAGCATCAGCAAGCGTTGGGCACGATGGATGTTGGTCCGGTTATGACAATCAACCCCCAACCTGATCAGCCAGCTGCAACACACCTGCAATCAACACCCAGGGAGGAGGCAACACATGGCTAATGAATTCGGAGATTCTTACGGTTTAACCTGCTTGTGCCCGATTATGAATGGCCAGGCCGATCCACTGGCTGACGGCATTGTTGATTTGGCGTCTTACGATAAAATCACTCGCCGCCGTATTCAAACATTACCTCTGAACGAACACAGTCCGTTTGCTCAAGTACCCAACACCTACTTTGCTCGTTTATTCATTTTAAATGACGTGTTTTTCCAACAGGGAGATAACATTAAACGCGATCACCTGAAGTCGAAATATCTCGTATTTACTTCCAACTTTCATGGGAAGCTCGAATCCTATCTGGCAGGTATGTGGAATAGCAGCGAACAGGATATCCGCAATATCTGGCAGTATGCTGTCGGATTTGACAAAGTAAATGATGCCACTTCATTTACCGAGTACATTAAAAAATGCCAGCTTACTACCACCCTATTTTTTAACGGCTCCACCGACAAGAGCCTGAAGCAGCAATTAAAATCGCTGTATCTTAAGCAAGCATTCAGCGAGTTTGTTTTATTAAATCAGGGT
This sequence is a window from Saccharospirillaceae bacterium. Protein-coding genes within it:
- a CDS encoding PilT/PilU family type 4a pilus ATPase, translating into MAMDKFLRLMVEKGASDLFITAGVPPSMKVNGSLMPLTKSALGAEQTRDIVLGLMNSKQQDEFESRKELNFAINASGIGRFRASAFYQRNVAGMVLRRIETRIPSVDQLGLPDVIKELSMTKRGLILFVGATGAGKSTSLASMIGHRNKNSKGHILSIEDPIEFIHQHESSIVTQREVGLDTETFEIGLKNCLRQAPDVIMIGEVRSAETMQHAITFAETGHLCLATLHANNANQALERVIHFFPPERHSQIWMDLSLNLKSIIAQQLIPTPDGRGRRAVIEVLINTPLASDLIRKGEVHELKPLMKKSNEVGMQTFDQALYALYEQGEITYEDAISHADSPNDLRLMIKLGSETDADSLDSATQRLRLQD
- a CDS encoding type IV pilus twitching motility protein PilT; amino-acid sequence: MDITELLAFSAKQGASDLHLSAGLPPMIRVDGDVRRINLPSLGHKEVHSLVYDIMNDKQRKDFEEFLETDFSFEVPGVARFRVNAFNHNRGAGAVFRTIPSKVLTMDQLGMGQVFKDLADTNKGMVLVTGPTGSGKSTTLAAMIDYINESKYDHILTVEDPIEFVHESKKSLINQREVHRDTLGFNEALRSALREDPDVILVGEMRDLETIRLALTAAETGHVVFGTLHTSSAAKTIDRIVDVFPSEEQAMVRSMLSESLQGVISQTLLKKSGGGRIAAHEIMVGTPAIRNLIREDKVAQMYSAIQTGGAYGMTTMDQSLQNLVSKGLITRDVAREKAKIPENF
- a CDS encoding YggS family pyridoxal phosphate-dependent enzyme, whose product is MSTLEQNYQSVCNRLQQACDQAGRDRSEVKLLAVSKTKPAEMVTACYQQGQRSFGENYLQDAIEKIEALQHLEGIDWHFIGPIQSNKTRPIASHFHWVETVCRDKIAQRLNDQRPDDMAPLNVLLQINISAEPQKAGIGIGEVASLAQLVDDLPKLTLRGLMCIPENTEDGRTLASQFEQMKTLFKQLQQQYPQLDTLSMGMSADMTLAVEHGSTEVRIGTDIFGARS
- the proC gene encoding pyrroline-5-carboxylate reductase; the protein is MTQIAFIGGGNMATSIIGGLIKQGETKPELVHVSDPNAGQVAKLSDEFGIQGHTDNSAAVANADVVIMAVKPQVMKQVLEPIKAVLTERQPMLISIAAGINLPSLRAWSGCEAIVRCMPNTPSLLGLGATGLFASEQVTIDQRNLADALLRAVGISVWVQNEAEIDAVTAVSGSGPAYYFLLMEAMIAAGKKLGLSEETATQLTLQTAVGAGQMAQNADVDPAELRRRVTSPGGTTERAIQTFEAAHLRDIVEAALQAANDRGAELSQQLGD
- a CDS encoding YggT family protein, encoding MSPVSQVGMLLINTVGSILLLIVMLRFLLQLVRADFYNPISQFIVKATNPVLIPLRRVIPGFGGLDIASLVLAYGVQVIFMAGALLVMGYGLPWANIVVWSLVAIFALIIKVYFWGMLITVIASWIAPNSYNPALILINQILEPVIRPIRQKMPDMGGLDLSPIIILLGIQIVEIVALYPLVKLTQFPNVLGFMI
- a CDS encoding DNA topoisomerase III, whose protein sequence is MRLFVAEKPSLGRAIAAVLPKPQQKGEGFIRAANGDVVSWCIGHLLEQVEPDAYDPVYKQWRLDHLPIVPEQWQLQAKPKTRKQLSVLRKLVKEADQLVHAGDPDREGQLLVDEVFDFLKVSKTRKQQIQRCLISDLNPNAVKKALNSLRPNSDFTALSVSALARSRADWLYGINLTRAFSIKGRQAGVNSVLSVGRVQTPILGLVVRRDQEISNFVSRPFYDVFAQLALDAQQSVSFQAKWIPSDACASHQDEEGRVLNLKLADNVAQRIQQQPAVVETIQRKGKKQFAPLPYNLSALQIDAAKALGMSAKQVLDVCQSLYEKYQLITYPRSDCRYLPTEHLSDISSVSSAIRNNSSELALVVANADFALRSKAWNDAKVDAHHAIIPTTKQTSLEKLGKWEQGVYRLIARQYLLQFYPAFEYADTKVGIRIAGGLFRANARETLKPGWKQAMPQKASDKQNTSGEDCYNQSQLPPLTQGQQLWCHEGRIVHKQTQPPVHFTDATLLAAMTGINRFVSDKELQKVLKETDGLGTEATRASIIELLFTRQFLRREGKQIRATELGQALIRVLPQSTTLPDRTALWEQQLNGISERQLNYQSFMQPLEQELRSLVNEARGLDTQRLSGIPIGKSGFRGKKSAGVKSTTCYKRKRRKATQKSSRRAPSE